A genomic window from Punica granatum isolate Tunisia-2019 chromosome 2, ASM765513v2, whole genome shotgun sequence includes:
- the LOC116194128 gene encoding putative GEM-like protein 8: MEQVIGIPVISGSLLLTDSDSMQCQSTHHEDQLQGLGKDSMLKRMNKLRMKADFFAHSFRAHVRSNLKMSETVKGKLSLGAQFLQVGGREKVFKTLFNVSENERLLKASHCCLSTSAGHIAGFLFISTGNLAFCSHRSIKVCCPNGEAAKVHYKVLIPLSKIETAHQSENVEKPSQKYMQIVTVDNFDFWFMGFLNYQKTWKYIQQALFLEQ, from the exons ATGGAACAAGTGATTGGGATTCCGGTGATCTCAGGATCCTTATTATTAACTGATTCTGACTCCATGCAATGTCAATCCACTCATCACGAAGATCAATTGCAAGGGTTAGGAAAAGATTCGATGCTTAAGAGGATGAACAAGCTCCGGATGAAAGCTGATTTTTTCGCTCACAGTTTCCGAGCTCATG TGAGGTCAAATCTGAAGATGTCGGAAACAGTGAAAGGGAAGCTGAGCTTGGGAGCTCAATTCCTGCAAGTGGGTGGAAGGGAGAAAGTTTTCAAGACACTGTTTAATGTCTCTGAAAACGAGAGACTCCTGAAGGCTTCACACTGCTGCTTATCGACTTCGGCCGGTCACATTGCTGGCTTCCTCTTCATATCCACCGGGAACTTAGCGTTCTGCAGTCACAGATCCATAAAGGTGTGCTGTCCAAATGGAGAAGCTGCCAAGGTCCATTAcaag GTACTGATCCCACTTTCTAAAATAGAGACAGCACACCAAAGCGAGAATGTTGAGAAGCCATCGCAGAAGTACATGCAGATTGTGACAGTAGACAACTTCGACTTCTGGTTCATGGGATTCCTGAATTATCAGAAAACCTGGAAATATATTCAGCAAGCACTTTTTCTTGAGCAGTAA